Proteins from one Escherichia coli genomic window:
- the ybhP gene encoding endonuclease/exonuclease/phosphatase family protein produces the protein MPDQTQQFSFKVLTINIHKGFTAFNRRFILPELRDAVRTVSADIVCLQEVMGAHEVHPLHVENWPDTSHYEFLADTMWSDFAYGRNAVYPEGHHGNAVLSRYPIEHYENRDVSIDGAEKRGVLYCRIVPPMTGKAIHVMCVHLGLREAHRQAQLAMLAEWVNELPDGEPVLVAGDFNDWRQKANHPLKVQAGLDEIFTRAHGRPARTFPVQFPLLRLDRIYIKNASASAPTALPLRTWRHLSDHAPLSAEIHL, from the coding sequence ATGCCCGATCAAACACAACAATTTTCGTTCAAGGTGCTCACCATCAACATTCACAAAGGCTTTACCGCGTTTAACCGACGCTTCATTTTGCCGGAACTTCGCGACGCCGTGCGTACCGTCAGTGCCGATATTGTTTGCCTGCAAGAAGTGATGGGTGCGCACGAAGTTCATCCGCTGCATGTGGAAAACTGGCCCGATACCTCGCACTACGAGTTTCTCGCCGACACTATGTGGAGCGATTTTGCCTACGGTCGCAATGCGGTGTACCCGGAAGGGCATCATGGAAACGCCGTACTGTCACGCTATCCCATTGAACATTATGAGAATCGTGATGTTTCAATCGATGGTGCGGAAAAGCGCGGCGTGCTCTACTGCCGTATTGTGCCGCCGATGACCGGGAAAGCGATTCATGTGATGTGCGTACATCTGGGCCTGCGTGAAGCGCACCGTCAGGCGCAGCTTGCGATGCTCGCTGAATGGGTGAATGAGCTGCCGGACGGCGAACCGGTATTAGTGGCGGGTGATTTCAACGACTGGCGGCAAAAAGCCAATCATCCCTTAAAAGTGCAGGCCGGGCTGGATGAGATATTTACCCGCGCCCACGGACGCCCGGCGCGTACGTTTCCGGTGCAATTTCCTCTACTACGACTGGACAGGATCTACATCAAAAATGCCAGCGCCAGCGCGCCAACCGCGTTGCCGCTGCGGACATGGCGACACCTTTCTGATCATGCCCCTTTAAGTGCGGAGATTCATTTATGA
- the clsB gene encoding cardiolipin synthase ClsB: MKCSWREGNKIQLLENGEQYYPAVFKAIGEAQERIILETFIWFEDDVGKQLHAALLSAAQRGVKAEVLLDGYGSPDLSDEFVNELTAAGVVFRYYDPRPRLFGMRTNVFRRMHRKIVVIDARIAFIGGLNYSAEHMSSYGPEAKQDYAVRLEGPIVEDILQFELENLPGHSAARRWWRRHHKAEENRQPGEAQVLLVWRDNEEHRDDIERHYLKMLTQARREVIIANAYFFPGYRFLHALRKAARRGVRIKLIIQGEPDMPIVRVGARLLYNYLVKGGVQVFEYRRRPLHGKVALMDDHWATVGSSNLDPLSLSLNLEANVIIHDRNFNQTLRDNLNGIIAADCQQVDESMLPKRTWWNLTKSVLAFHFLRHFPALVGWLPAHTPRLAQVDPPAQPTMETQDRIETENTGVKP, translated from the coding sequence ATGAAATGTAGCTGGCGCGAAGGCAATAAGATCCAGTTGCTGGAAAACGGCGAGCAATATTATCCCGCGGTGTTTAAGGCGATTGGCGAGGCGCAAGAACGCATCATCCTTGAAACGTTTATCTGGTTTGAGGATGACGTCGGCAAACAGCTGCATGCGGCGCTACTGTCAGCAGCGCAACGCGGGGTAAAAGCGGAAGTCTTGCTGGATGGCTACGGTTCACCGGATCTCAGCGATGAGTTTGTCAATGAACTGACGGCAGCTGGCGTGGTGTTCCGCTACTACGATCCCCGCCCTCGCCTTTTTGGTATGCGCACCAATGTGTTTCGCCGGATGCATCGCAAAATTGTGGTGATCGACGCACGTATCGCCTTTATTGGTGGGCTGAATTACTCCGCCGAGCATATGTCCAGCTACGGTCCAGAGGCTAAACAGGATTACGCAGTGCGCCTTGAAGGGCCGATTGTCGAAGATATTCTCCAGTTTGAACTGGAAAACCTGCCAGGACACAGCGCAGCACGACGCTGGTGGCGACGTCATCACAAAGCGGAAGAAAACCGCCAGCCGGGAGAAGCGCAGGTATTATTAGTTTGGCGCGATAACGAAGAACATCGCGATGATATCGAACGCCACTATCTGAAAATGCTCACTCAGGCGCGTCGGGAAGTGATTATCGCCAACGCCTACTTCTTTCCTGGCTATCGATTTTTGCACGCCTTACGTAAAGCGGCACGGCGCGGGGTGCGGATCAAACTGATCATTCAGGGCGAACCGGATATGCCCATTGTCAGAGTCGGCGCGCGTTTACTGTACAACTATCTGGTTAAAGGCGGCGTTCAGGTATTTGAGTACCGCCGTCGCCCGCTCCACGGTAAAGTGGCATTGATGGACGATCACTGGGCGACGGTAGGGTCCAGTAATCTCGATCCGCTCAGTTTGTCGCTAAATCTCGAAGCAAACGTCATCATTCACGATCGTAATTTTAACCAGACGCTACGCGATAATCTGAACGGCATCATCGCTGCCGACTGTCAACAAGTGGATGAATCCATGCTGCCGAAACGCACCTGGTGGAACCTGACCAAAAGCGTGCTGGCATTCCATTTTTTGCGCCACTTCCCGGCGCTGGTGGGCTGGCTTCCGGCGCACACGCCGCGTCTGGCGCAAGTTGATCCCCCCGCACAACCGACGATGGAAACTCAGGATCGGATAGAAACTGAAAATACGGGGGTGAAACCCTGA
- the ybhN gene encoding lysylphosphatidylglycerol synthase domain-containing protein — MSKSRPRWRLAKKILTWLFFIAVIVLLVIYAKKVDWEEVWKVIRDYNRVALLSAIGLVVVSYLIYGCYDLLARFYCGHKLAKRQVMLVSFICYAFNLTLSTWVGGIGMRYRLYSRLGLPGSTITRIFSLSITTNWLGYILLAGIIFTAGVVELPDHWYVDQTTLRILGIGLLLIIAVYLWFCAFAKHRHMTIKGQKLVLPSWKFALAQMLISSVNWMVMGAIIWLLLGQNVNYFFVLGVLLVSSIAGVIVHIPAGIGVLEAVFIALLAGEHTSKGTIIAALLAYRVLYYFIPLLLALICYLLLESQAKKLRAKNEAAM, encoded by the coding sequence ATGAGTAAATCACGCCCGCGCTGGCGCTTAGCAAAGAAGATCCTCACCTGGCTGTTTTTTATCGCAGTGATTGTGTTGCTGGTGATCTACGCCAAAAAGGTAGACTGGGAAGAGGTCTGGAAGGTCATCCGCGATTACAATCGCGTTGCGTTGCTCAGTGCGATTGGGCTGGTGGTCGTCAGCTATCTGATATATGGCTGCTATGATCTGCTCGCCCGCTTCTACTGCGGTCATAAACTGGCAAAGCGCCAGGTGATGCTGGTGTCGTTTATCTGCTACGCCTTCAACCTGACGCTCAGTACCTGGGTCGGCGGCATTGGTATGCGCTATCGTTTGTACTCCCGGCTAGGGTTACCGGGCAGCACTATTACGCGGATTTTCTCGCTCAGTATTACCACCAACTGGCTGGGCTATATTTTGCTGGCCGGGATTATCTTTACCGCAGGCGTGGTGGAGCTGCCGGATCACTGGTATGTCGATCAAACTACGCTGCGTATTCTCGGCATCGGCTTACTGCTGATTATCGCGGTTTATTTGTGGTTTTGCGCTTTCGCGAAGCACCGCCATATGACCATCAAAGGGCAAAAGCTGGTGCTGCCTTCATGGAAATTCGCCCTCGCCCAGATGCTGATTTCCAGCGTTAACTGGATGGTAATGGGAGCGATTATCTGGCTGTTGCTGGGTCAAAACGTGAACTATTTCTTTGTACTGGGCGTGTTGCTGGTAAGCAGTATTGCCGGGGTAATTGTGCATATTCCAGCAGGAATTGGGGTGCTGGAAGCGGTGTTTATTGCGCTACTGGCAGGGGAACATACATCAAAAGGAACGATTATCGCCGCCCTGCTCGCTTACCGTGTTCTGTATTACTTTATCCCACTGCTGCTGGCGCTGATCTGTTACCTGTTACTGGAAAGCCAGGCGAAGAAGCTACGGGCGAAAAATGAAGCGGCGATGTGA
- a CDS encoding DUF3969 family protein → MQLVCTIDNKYMDKFMAILLSGVLHSLKEGTITIDESELLVFRPFISRLLHKNDCDKELIEIIDLGCDLENIESLVPEYLDDAIKNLIIKTSDFTYAIKDSYPLSNKMEHAVSFMFRD, encoded by the coding sequence ATGCAGTTAGTTTGTACCATCGATAATAAATATATGGATAAATTTATGGCTATACTGCTTTCAGGAGTGTTACATTCCTTGAAAGAAGGCACGATAACTATAGATGAATCTGAACTACTAGTTTTCAGACCTTTTATTTCCAGGCTTTTACACAAAAATGATTGTGATAAAGAACTAATAGAGATAATTGATCTTGGTTGTGATCTTGAAAATATTGAATCATTAGTTCCTGAGTATCTTGATGATGCTATAAAAAACTTAATAATCAAAACAAGTGATTTTACATATGCAATAAAAGATAGTTATCCTTTGAGTAATAAAATGGAACATGCAGTATCTTTTATGTTTAGAGATTAA
- a CDS encoding Bax inhibitor-1 family protein, translating to MSTTQFQGQITQLNRRSTATQLQQKSASLSKMLFLIWWLTAAGVWATAGCAWIFQHLHWVASLESPGAFVFALSALIIIGFWLNDALKRLEASGACLVYLLIILLNGFLFSRLFTFSSIARVMGITGGMFAAMALICCCINRVIPPVRQLCLYIFCGLSIAFVVNLILTSSFSVWLASILTVVIWGVTAACEATTLEDLIRVADNSEFSGVLRCIVAGAITLYFSILSVLFRLAVTVLDFINGLVW from the coding sequence ATGTCCACTACGCAATTTCAGGGGCAGATAACGCAATTGAACAGACGATCCACTGCTACTCAATTACAGCAAAAAAGCGCTTCGCTCAGCAAAATGCTGTTCCTCATTTGGTGGTTAACAGCTGCTGGAGTATGGGCTACGGCAGGCTGTGCCTGGATATTTCAGCACTTGCATTGGGTTGCTTCACTAGAATCTCCAGGCGCGTTTGTCTTCGCTTTATCTGCGCTGATAATAATTGGTTTCTGGTTAAACGATGCCCTGAAAAGGCTCGAGGCATCAGGCGCATGTCTGGTCTATCTGCTAATAATCCTGCTTAATGGCTTTCTCTTCTCCAGACTTTTTACCTTTTCGAGCATAGCGAGGGTAATGGGAATTACGGGAGGGATGTTTGCCGCTATGGCGCTAATATGCTGTTGTATTAATAGGGTTATCCCACCAGTTAGACAGTTATGTTTATATATCTTCTGTGGTTTGAGTATTGCTTTTGTTGTTAACCTGATTCTTACCAGCAGTTTTTCCGTATGGTTAGCGAGTATTTTGACTGTCGTTATCTGGGGCGTTACGGCTGCCTGTGAAGCAACAACACTGGAAGATTTGATCCGTGTTGCCGACAACTCTGAATTTTCAGGTGTTCTTCGCTGTATTGTTGCAGGGGCAATAACACTCTATTTCAGTATCCTAAGCGTCCTTTTTAGACTTGCTGTAACGGTTCTTGACTTTATTAATGGTTTAGTGTGGTAG
- the ybhL gene encoding Bax inhibitor-1/YccA family protein, whose translation MDRFPRSDSIVQPRAGLQTYMAQVYGWMTVGLLLTAFVAWYAANSAAVMELLFTNRVFLIGLIIAQLALVIVLSAMIQKLSASVTTMLFMLYSALTGLTLSSIFIVYTAASIASTFVVTAGMFGAMSLYGYTTKRDLSGFGNMLFMALIGIVLASLVNFWLKSEALMWAVTYIGVIVFVGLTAYDTQKLKNMGEQIDTRDTSNLRKYSILGALTLYLDFINLFLMLLRIFGNRR comes from the coding sequence ATGGACAGATTCCCACGTTCTGATTCAATTGTACAACCCCGGGCTGGCTTGCAAACTTATATGGCGCAAGTCTATGGCTGGATGACCGTTGGCTTGTTGCTGACCGCATTTGTTGCCTGGTATGCGGCTAATTCTGCGGCCGTGATGGAGCTATTGTTCACTAACCGTGTTTTTTTAATCGGTCTGATCATCGCTCAATTAGCACTGGTTATTGTGTTATCAGCGATGATTCAAAAGCTGAGCGCAAGTGTAACGACCATGCTCTTTATGCTTTATTCGGCGCTGACGGGTCTGACGCTTTCCAGTATTTTCATTGTCTATACCGCCGCCTCGATTGCCAGTACTTTCGTCGTTACTGCCGGGATGTTCGGCGCAATGAGCCTGTACGGTTACACCACCAAACGTGATTTAAGTGGCTTCGGCAATATGTTGTTTATGGCGTTGATCGGCATTGTGCTGGCATCGCTGGTGAACTTCTGGCTGAAAAGCGAAGCATTGATGTGGGCAGTTACCTACATCGGCGTGATTGTCTTTGTCGGATTGACGGCGTATGACACGCAGAAACTGAAAAATATGGGTGAGCAGATTGATACCCGCGACACGTCGAACCTGCGCAAATATTCCATTCTTGGCGCGTTAACCTTATATCTGGACTTCATCAACCTGTTCCTGATGTTGCTGCGGATCTTCGGCAACCGCCGTTAA
- the moaE gene encoding molybdopterin synthase catalytic subunit MoaE: protein MAETKIVVGPQPFSVGEEYPWLAERDEDGAVVTFTGKVRNHNLGDSVKALTLEHYPGMTEKALAEIVDEARNRWPLGRVTVIHRIGELWPGDEIVFVGVTSAHRSSAFEAGQFIMDYLKTRAPFWKREATPEGDRWVEARESDQQAAKRW from the coding sequence ATGGCAGAAACCAAAATTGTTGTCGGCCCGCAGCCGTTCAGCGTAGGAGAAGAGTATCCGTGGCTGGCTGAGCGTGACGAAGACGGTGCGGTAGTCACCTTTACCGGTAAGGTGCGCAACCATAACCTTGGCGACAGCGTCAAAGCATTAACCCTCGAACACTATCCGGGGATGACTGAAAAAGCACTGGCAGAAATTGTCGATGAAGCGCGTAACCGCTGGCCGCTGGGGCGCGTCACGGTGATTCACCGCATCGGGGAATTATGGCCGGGCGATGAAATCGTTTTTGTCGGTGTCACCAGTGCGCATCGCAGCAGTGCGTTTGAAGCCGGGCAGTTTATTATGGATTATCTCAAAACCCGCGCACCGTTCTGGAAGCGCGAAGCCACGCCGGAAGGCGACCGCTGGGTCGAAGCTCGGGAGAGCGATCAGCAGGCGGCAAAACGCTGGTAG
- the moaD gene encoding molybdopterin synthase sulfur carrier subunit, whose amino-acid sequence MIKVLFFAQVRELVGTDASEVAADFPTVEALRQHLAAQSDRWALALEDGKLLAAVNQTLVSFDHPLTDGDEVAFFPPVTGG is encoded by the coding sequence ATGATTAAAGTTCTTTTTTTCGCCCAGGTGCGCGAGTTGGTGGGAACAGATGCAAGCGAAGTGGCTGCGGATTTCCCAACCGTTGAAGCGTTACGCCAGCATCTGGCTGCGCAGAGCGATCGCTGGGCGCTGGCGCTGGAAGATGGCAAATTGCTGGCTGCCGTCAACCAGACGCTGGTGAGTTTTGACCATCCGCTGACTGACGGCGACGAAGTGGCTTTCTTCCCGCCGGTAACCGGAGGTTAA
- the moaC gene encoding cyclic pyranopterin monophosphate synthase MoaC, with protein MSQLTHINAAGEAHMVDVSAKAETVREARAEAFVTMRNETLAMIIDGRHHKGDVFATARIAGIQAAKRTWDLIPLCHPLMLSKVEVNLQAEPEHNRVRIETLCRLTGKTGVEMEALTAASVAALTIYDMCKAVQKDMVIGPVRLLAKSGGKSGDFKVEADD; from the coding sequence ATGTCGCAACTGACCCATATCAACGCCGCTGGCGAAGCGCACATGGTGGATGTCTCCGCCAAAGCAGAAACCGTGCGTGAAGCGCGCGCCGAAGCCTTTGTCACCATGCGCAACGAGACGCTGGCGATGATCATTGATGGTCGCCACCACAAAGGCGACGTATTTGCCACTGCGCGTATCGCCGGTATTCAGGCGGCAAAACGCACATGGGATCTGATCCCGCTGTGTCACCCGCTGATGCTCAGCAAAGTTGAAGTCAATTTGCAGGCCGAGCCGGAGCACAATCGGGTACGTATAGAAACCTTATGCCGCCTGACTGGGAAAACCGGCGTTGAAATGGAAGCGTTAACCGCGGCCTCCGTGGCGGCGCTGACCATTTATGACATGTGTAAAGCGGTGCAAAAAGATATGGTGATTGGTCCGGTACGTTTGCTGGCGAAGAGCGGCGGCAAGTCAGGTGACTTTAAGGTGGAAGCGGATGATTAA
- the moaB gene encoding molybdenum cofactor biosynthesis protein B, producing MSQVSTEFIPTRIAILTVSNRRGEEDDTSGHYLRDSAQDAGHHVVDKAIVKENRYAIRAQVSAWIASDDVQVVLITGGTGLTEGDQAPEALLPLFDREVEGFGEVFRMLSFEEIGTSTLQSRAVAGVANKTLIFAMPGSTKACRTAWENIIAPQLDARTRPCNFHPHLKK from the coding sequence ATGAGTCAGGTAAGCACTGAATTTATCCCGACCCGTATTGCTATTCTTACGGTTTCTAATCGTCGCGGCGAAGAAGACGATACCTCCGGTCACTATCTGCGCGACTCGGCGCAGGACGCGGGTCATCACGTTGTCGATAAAGCCATTGTGAAAGAAAACCGCTATGCGATTCGTGCTCAGGTATCTGCGTGGATCGCCAGCGACGATGTACAAGTGGTGTTGATTACGGGTGGTACTGGCCTGACCGAAGGCGATCAGGCCCCTGAAGCACTGCTGCCGCTGTTCGACCGTGAAGTTGAAGGTTTTGGTGAAGTGTTCCGGATGTTGTCGTTCGAAGAGATTGGCACCTCAACGTTGCAATCTCGTGCGGTAGCGGGTGTGGCTAACAAAACGCTAATTTTCGCCATGCCCGGTTCAACCAAAGCGTGCCGTACCGCCTGGGAAAATATCATCGCACCGCAGCTGGATGCCCGTACGCGTCCGTGTAATTTCCATCCACATTTGAAGAAATAA
- the moaA gene encoding GTP 3',8-cyclase MoaA, producing the protein MASQLTDAFARKFYYLRLSITDVCNFRCTYCLPDGYKPSGVTNKGFLTVDEIRRVTRAFASLGTEKVRLTGGEPSLRRDFTDIIAAVRENDAIRQIAVTTNGYRLERDVANWRDAGLTGINVSVDSLDARQFHAITGQDKFNQVMAGIDAAFEAGFEKVKVNTVLMRDVNHHQLDTFLNWIQHRPIQLRFIELMETGEGSELFRKHHISGQVLRDELLRRGWIHQLRQRSDGPAQVFCHPDYAGEIGLIMPYEKDFCATCNRLRVSSIGKLHLCLFGEGGVNLRDLLEDDTQQQALEARISAALREKKQTHFLHQNNTGITQNLSYIGG; encoded by the coding sequence ATGGCTTCACAACTGACTGATGCATTTGCGCGTAAGTTTTACTACTTGCGCCTGTCGATTACCGATGTGTGTAACTTCCGTTGCACCTACTGCCTGCCGGATGGCTACAAACCGAGCGGCGTCACCAATAAAGGCTTTCTTACCGTCGATGAAATTCGCCGGGTTACGCGCGCCTTCGCCAGTCTGGGCACCGAAAAAGTCCGTCTGACGGGCGGAGAGCCGTCTTTGCGTCGCGACTTTACCGATATCATCGCCGCTGTGCGAGAAAACGACGCTATTCGCCAGATAGCGGTCACCACCAATGGTTACCGTCTGGAACGCGATGTAGCGAACTGGCGTGATGCTGGTCTTACTGGTATCAACGTTAGTGTCGATAGCCTCGACGCTCGCCAGTTTCATGCTATTACCGGACAGGATAAATTCAATCAGGTCATGGCAGGGATCGATGCTGCATTTGAGGCCGGTTTTGAGAAGGTCAAAGTCAATACCGTACTGATGCGTGATGTTAATCATCACCAACTCGACACCTTTCTGAACTGGATCCAGCATCGCCCCATCCAGCTGCGTTTCATCGAACTGATGGAAACGGGCGAGGGCAGCGAGCTTTTCCGCAAGCATCATATCTCTGGGCAGGTTCTGCGTGACGAGCTACTGCGTCGCGGTTGGATCCACCAATTACGTCAACGCAGCGACGGTCCCGCGCAAGTCTTTTGTCATCCGGATTACGCCGGAGAAATTGGCCTTATCATGCCGTATGAAAAAGACTTCTGCGCCACTTGCAACCGCCTGCGCGTCTCCTCCATTGGTAAACTCCATCTCTGCCTGTTCGGTGAAGGCGGCGTTAACCTGCGCGATTTACTGGAAGACGATACCCAGCAACAGGCGCTGGAAGCACGTATTTCAGCGGCGCTGCGGGAGAAAAAACAGACCCATTTCCTGCATCAAAATAACACCGGTATTACGCAAAACTTATCGTACATTGGCGGCTAA
- the yvcK gene encoding uridine diphosphate-N-acetylglucosamine-binding protein YvcK: MRNRTLADLDRVVALGGGHGLGRVLSSLSSLGSRLTGIVTTTDNGGSTGRIRRSEGGIAWGDMRNCLNQLITEPSVASAMFEYRFGGNGELSGHNLGNLMLKALDHLSVRPLEAINLIRNLLKVDAHLIPMSEHPVDLMAIDDQGHEVYGEVNIDQLTAPIQELLLTPNVPATREAVLAINEADLIIIGPGSFYTSLMPILLLKEMAQALRRTPAPMVYIGNLGRELSLPAANLKLENKLAIMEQYVGKKVIDAVVVGPKADVSAVNNRIVIQEVLEASDIPYRHDRQLLHNALEKALQALG, encoded by the coding sequence ATGCGCAATCGTACGTTGGCTGACCTTGATCGTGTCGTTGCTCTCGGCGGAGGGCATGGACTGGGACGCGTTCTCTCATCACTTTCGTCTTTGGGTTCTCGTTTAACGGGTATCGTGACCACCACGGATAACGGTGGTTCAACGGGGCGTATTCGCCGCTCAGAAGGTGGAATTGCCTGGGGCGATATGCGCAATTGCCTTAACCAGTTGATAACGGAACCCAGCGTCGCTTCCGCAATGTTTGAATATCGTTTCGGCGGTAATGGCGAACTTTCCGGGCACAACCTTGGAAACCTGATGTTGAAGGCACTGGATCACCTTAGCGTGCGGCCTCTTGAAGCGATTAATCTGATTCGCAATCTGTTGAAAGTGGACGCACATTTGATTCCGATGTCGGAGCATCCTGTTGATTTAATGGCGATTGACGATCAGGGGCATGAAGTATACGGCGAGGTCAATATTGACCAGCTCACTGCGCCGATACAGGAGCTACTCTTAACCCCCAACGTACCTGCCACACGTGAAGCGGTGCTGGCGATTAATGAGGCGGATCTGATCATTATTGGGCCAGGGAGTTTTTATACTAGTCTTATGCCCATTCTGCTGCTCAAGGAAATGGCTCAGGCATTACGCCGAACGCCTGCCCCGATGGTGTATATCGGTAATTTGGGGCGAGAATTAAGCCTGCCTGCTGCAAATCTCAAGCTGGAAAATAAGCTGGCGATTATGGAGCAGTATGTTGGTAAAAAAGTGATTGATGCGGTAGTTGTTGGACCGAAAGCTGATGTATCCGCAGTTAACAACAGAATTGTGATTCAGGAAGTACTGGAGGCCAGCGATATTCCTTATCGTCATGACCGCCAGTTGCTGCATAACGCACTGGAAAAGGCATTACAGGCACTAGGTTAA